In the Cohaesibacter gelatinilyticus genome, GAGCTGGGGCTGACGCCTCCTGCGGTTCATACACAAGTCAAGGGATTGGAGCAGGCGCTCAATTGTACAGTGCTGGAATCCAGCCGCCAGCATGGACCGACTTTCACGCCGGAAGGGCAGACCATACTGGATGCTGAGCGGCAAATTCTGGCTATATTGAACAGCTCGGTCGAACGGGTGAGAGCACTGAAGCATGGACAGACCGGTGTGGTGGTTTTGGGTGTTGTCAGTACGGCAAAATATTTTGTCCCCGGCCTTGTTGCACAAATTGGAGAAGCCTATCCGGATATTGATGTGATCCTGAAAGTGGGCAATCGGCAGGACATCATTCGTGAGTTGTCAGAGCGAACCATTGATATGGCCATCATGGGGCGTCCACCAAGAAGTCCCGCCAATATTGCTGAAGTGATTGGAACTCATCCTCATGTTTTCATTGCTGCTTCCGATCATCCGCTGGCAGGCAAGGAGGATATCAGTCCTGCGGATTTTCTTGCTCAGACATTTCTCAGTCGAGAGCAGGGATCAGGTACCCTTATCCTTATGACCCGTTACCTGGATCGACTTGGAGAGGGGACCCCCTATCGGGCGATCGAGATGGGATCGAATGAGACCATCAAACAAGCAGTCATCGCCAACCTTGGTATCGCTCTGATCTCGCAACATACCACGACAGAAGAGATCAAATCTGGCCGCTTGGTGACATTGGAAGTGGAGGGTTTACCCATCGTCCGCCAATGGTTTTTACTCCATCGAGAAGATGTCGAAATTTCCAATACGCTTAAAACCGTGCGCGACTTCATCCTCGATCTCAAAGCCAGCTTCTTGCCGACTCTCTGATTGAGAATTTTGCCTGGTAGGCCCATTCAGTCGTCATTCGCGTTCGCATCTCGTGCAGCTATGGCGCACTTAAAGAAAAATCATCGCAGATAAGGAGATGCCCATAGACCTGAGCGAGCTGTTTTGTCGCAGTTAAACATCATGAATGCATGAATGTGCAGTGACCCGGACCCGTCAATCATCGACAATATGAGATCCAATCCTGCCATTCAAAATGATGTGGGAGGACCGAATAGAGCGATGATTCCAGGTGATTTTGATTATTTGCGGCCCAGGACCAAGAGTGAAGCACTTACCATGCTTCGCGAAGGTGGCGATGAGGCCAGACCCATTGCTGGAGGCCACAGCCTCATTCCGATGATGAAGCTTCGCATGGCAACTCCAGAACGCCTTGTCGATCTGGGTGCTTTGAGCGATCTCAACTATATCGACATTGACAAAGAGGTTCGCATTGGCGCTTCAGTCACGCAGCACCAATTGATTGAATCTACAGAGCTGCATGATGCCTGCCCAATCTTGCGCGAAACGGCACTTCTGATTGCTGATCCGCAGATCCGTTATTGCGGTACCATCGGTGGCAATGTGGCCAATGGTGATCCGGGCAATGACATGCCAGCGCTGATGCAGTGCCTGGATGCGACCTACATCATTGAAAGCACCAACGGCAAGCGTGAGGTCAAAGCCCGTGATTTCTATCAAGGTGCTTATTTCACGGCATTGGAGACGGTCGAGCTGATCACTGGCATTCGCTTCAAAGCTCCTGCTCAAGGGCATGGTTACTCCTATCAGAAGCTGAAGCGCAAGGTTGGTGATTACGCCACGGCTGCTGCGGCTGTTGTGCTCTCGATGTCTGAAGACAATGTGTTGGACGCTTCTGTCGCGCTGACCAATCTTGCCGATACTCCGCTTTATGTGGCCGAAGCAGAAAGCATCCTGACCAGTGCTCCTCTAAGTCCGATCACCATCAAGGGAGCGGTGAAAGCAGCCGAAGCCATCATGGCACCTGCGTCTGATGGCCGTGGTTCCAGTGAATATAGAACAAGAATGGGTGGTGTGATGGTTCAGCGAGCTATCGAAGCTGCCGTTGAGCGTGCTGATAAAACTGCCAAAAAGGGAGGGCTCTTCGGATGGCTAAAACGCTGATCAAACTGACCGTCAACGGCGATGAAATGGAAGTCGCCGTCGAGCCTCGTGATTTGCTGATCCATACTTTGCGCGAGCAATTGGAACTGACCGGCGCCCATATTGGCTGTGATACCAGCCATTGTGGTGCATGCACCGTCGATCTGGATGGCCGTTCGGTCAAAAGCTGCACCATGTTTGCGGTACAGGCAGACGGGGCGGAAATTACCACCGTAGAAGGTATGGCCCATGCCGATGGCACATTGCATGCAATACAGGAGGCCTTCCGTGAAATGCATGGTCTTCAATGTGGTTTTTGTACGCCAGGCATGATCATGCGGGCTCACCGTCTGCTGCAGGAGAATCCGATGCCAACTGAAGACGAAATCCGCTGGGGCATCTCCGGCAATCTGTGCCGCTGCACAGGCTATCAGAACATTGTCAAAGCCGTTCAAATGGCTAGCGAAACACTCAGTCAAAAGGTGGCAGCGGAATAATGGCAGATACAGGTATTATTTCCATTGAGGAACGCACCGATCAGCTGGAAGGCATTGGTTGCAAGAGAAAGCGAGTCGAAGATATTCGCTTCACCCAAGGACGCGGCAATTATGTGGATGATGTCAAATTGCCGGGCATGTTGTTTGGCGACTTTGTCCGCAGCCCTTTTGCCCATGCACGCATCAAGCATATCGACAAGGATAGTGCTCTGGCTGTGCCTGGTGTTGTGGCGGTTATAACGGCAGAAGATCTGATCCCGCTGAACCTGCATTATATGCCAACGCTGGCAGGGGATGTTCAGGCTGTTCTGGCGCATGAAAAGGTTCTGTTCCAGAACCAGGAAGTGGCCTTCATCGTTGCCAAGGACAGATATGCAGCTGCTGATGGTGTGGAAGCGCTGGCCGTTGAGTATGAAGAGCTGGAACCTCTGATGGATGCTCACAAAGCCATGGACGCGAATGCTCCTGTCTTGCGCGAGGATCTGGCAGGGAAGACCGAAGGGGCTCACGGCCCGCGGACCCATCACAATCACATCTTTACCTGGACTGCTGGTGATGAAGCCGCAACGCAAGAGGCGTTCGACAAGGCGGATGTGGTGGTAAAGGAATATCTGGCACATCCGCGCGTTCATCCTTGTCCGCTGGAGACTTGCGGTTCGGTTGCTGATATGAATCCGATCACAGGGCAGCTAACATTATGGGGTACTTTTCAAGCTCCTCATGTCGTTCGTACTGTTGCGTCGCTCATCTCCAATATTCCAGAGCACAAAATCCGCGTGATCGCTCCGGATATCGGTGGCGGCTTTGGTAACAAGGTTGGCGTTTATCCGGGCTATGTCATGTCCATTGTCGGCTCCATTGTACTCAAGAAGCCGGTGAAATGGATCGAAGACCGGATGGAGAATCTCTCCACCACCGCTTTTGCCCGAGACTATCATATCGAGGCAGAGCTGGCGGCGACCAAGGATGGTAAGATCTTGGGTA is a window encoding:
- a CDS encoding (2Fe-2S)-binding protein produces the protein MAKTLIKLTVNGDEMEVAVEPRDLLIHTLREQLELTGAHIGCDTSHCGACTVDLDGRSVKSCTMFAVQADGAEITTVEGMAHADGTLHAIQEAFREMHGLQCGFCTPGMIMRAHRLLQENPMPTEDEIRWGISGNLCRCTGYQNIVKAVQMASETLSQKVAAE
- a CDS encoding FAD binding domain-containing protein, giving the protein MIPGDFDYLRPRTKSEALTMLREGGDEARPIAGGHSLIPMMKLRMATPERLVDLGALSDLNYIDIDKEVRIGASVTQHQLIESTELHDACPILRETALLIADPQIRYCGTIGGNVANGDPGNDMPALMQCLDATYIIESTNGKREVKARDFYQGAYFTALETVELITGIRFKAPAQGHGYSYQKLKRKVGDYATAAAAVVLSMSEDNVLDASVALTNLADTPLYVAEAESILTSAPLSPITIKGAVKAAEAIMAPASDGRGSSEYRTRMGGVMVQRAIEAAVERADKTAKKGGLFGWLKR
- the cbbR gene encoding LysR family regulator CbbR, coding for MPKLEAITLKQLRALRAIADHGSITAAANELGLTPPAVHTQVKGLEQALNCTVLESSRQHGPTFTPEGQTILDAERQILAILNSSVERVRALKHGQTGVVVLGVVSTAKYFVPGLVAQIGEAYPDIDVILKVGNRQDIIRELSERTIDMAIMGRPPRSPANIAEVIGTHPHVFIAASDHPLAGKEDISPADFLAQTFLSREQGSGTLILMTRYLDRLGEGTPYRAIEMGSNETIKQAVIANLGIALISQHTTTEEIKSGRLVTLEVEGLPIVRQWFLLHREDVEISNTLKTVRDFILDLKASFLPTL